The DNA segment ACGACGACCGGCACGCCGCCGCCATCGGGATCGCTGAACTCCGCGAAGCCGGTCGAGGCGCCCCCGGCCTGCCACGTCGACTTGAACCACTGGATCCCCGAGAGGCGGTCGCGGCACGCGGCGCGGAGCGCCGGTTCGAGCAGCGCGGCGAGATCGCCGCTGCCGTTGCCCTGGGCGGGGTGGGCGTCGGCATGATGGGCGTGATGAGTGTCGGAATCGCCTGGAGATGGCTGAGCGACCATGCTCGCAGCCCTCGGCTGGAAGACCTACCACAAGATACCCCGGGCCCCAACCGGCGTCGAGGCCGTGGCTGCGAAATCGTCGGCGGATCTCTGCCCCGTGCCGCTCAGGGGGCCGGGGGCGGACCCCGGTGTGCGATCCGGCGCAGGGACTCGATCTGCTCGATGCTGAGTTGCTCGGCGCGGGCGCTGGGCGACACGCCCTCGGGCCAGGGGCCGGCGATCGTCACCCCGGCGGCGCTCAAGAGCGACCCGAGTTGCTTGCGGCGCTGGGCGAAGATGACGCGGCAGAACTCCGACAGCCCGGCGGGATCCGACGTGCGTGGGGCTTCGGAGCGTTCCAGCAGCACCATCGTGCTCGTCACCTCCGGCCGTGGCCAGAAGCACTCGCGCGGCAGGGTGGCGATGCGGGTGACACGGGCGAGCGATTGTGCAATGACCGTGAGCCCGCCGTATTCCTTGGTTCCGGGCTTGGCGAGCAGCCGGTCGGCCACTTCGCGCTGGATCGTCACCCCCATCGTGCTGCACGCGGGGTGGTCCAGCAGAAGAGTGGTGAGCAGCGGCGTTGCGGCGCCGTAGGGGAGGTTGGCGACGAGCCGGAACCCGCGCCCCGCGGCGAGCCGGCGGAGGACCGATCGGACGGCTTCGCTCAGCTCCCGCTCCTTCGACAGGCAATCGGCGTGGACGACGGTGAGGCGCTCGCCGCCGGGGATCTCGTGGGCTCGCTCGGCGAGGATCGCGCTGAGGTGGTCGTCGAGCTCGCAGGCCACGACGTCGCACCCGCGGGAGAGCAGTTCCTCGGTCAGCGTCCCGGTGCCGGGGCCCACCTCGAGCACGAGATCGCCGGGCTTGACGCCGCAGGCGTCGACCAGTTTGCGGATGAGGTTCTGATCGATCAGGAAGTTCTGGCCGAGCGACTTCTTGGGCGTCAGGCCGTGGGTCTCGAGCACCTGCTTGATCTGCGCGAGCGTCTGCATGGGCTACCACCGCCCCGCGAGGATCTCGCCGATCGCGTGGGCCACGCCGTCGCGGGTGTTCGGGAGGGTGTGCCGCTTTGCCGCGGATTTGACCTCCTCGATCGCGTTGCCCATCGCGATCCCCAGCGCCGCGTGGGCGATCATCGGGATGTCGTTCACCTGGTCGCCGATCGCCGCGATCGATCCGAGCGGGATCCCCCGCT comes from the Phycisphaeraceae bacterium genome and includes:
- the rsmA gene encoding ribosomal RNA small subunit methyltransferase A — encoded protein: MQTLAQIKQVLETHGLTPKKSLGQNFLIDQNLIRKLVDACGVKPGDLVLEVGPGTGTLTEELLSRGCDVVACELDDHLSAILAERAHEIPGGERLTVVHADCLSKERELSEAVRSVLRRLAAGRGFRLVANLPYGAATPLLTTLLLDHPACSTMGVTIQREVADRLLAKPGTKEYGGLTVIAQSLARVTRIATLPRECFWPRPEVTSTMVLLERSEAPRTSDPAGLSEFCRVIFAQRRKQLGSLLSAAGVTIAGPWPEGVSPSARAEQLSIEQIESLRRIAHRGPPPAP